One Rosa chinensis cultivar Old Blush chromosome 3, RchiOBHm-V2, whole genome shotgun sequence DNA window includes the following coding sequences:
- the LOC112195360 gene encoding probable methyltransferase At1g29790 yields the protein MKQKSTDSPHDKFKSSSSNNLFFLLLLLLTNLITLFISSSLFSCSYKSLSTTVEETATIASDLPPEFLAFTSGQALPFGFNTNFDSDTIYPPAGKACTLFPDELRRYMSYKVNGSCPDDELLAQKLLLKGCEPLPRRRCRPASQPEYTEPYPLPISLWTTPSDSSVVWTAYTCKNYNCLVNRKRNEKGFSDCKDCFDLQANEKSRWARSKGGGLDFSIDEVLATKPRGSIRIGLDVGGGVATFAVRMRERNITIVTTSMNLNGPFNNFIASRGVVPLYISISQRLPFYDNTLDIVHSMHVLSNWIPTTLLHFAFFDVYRVLRPGGLFWLDHFFCVGEQLEEIYGPLIKSIGFNKLKWVVGRKLDRGPELREMYLSALLEKPLKNSW from the coding sequence ATGAAGCAAAAATCCACAGATTCCCCTCATGATAAATTCAAGTCTTCTTCCTCGAATaacctcttcttccttctccttctcctcttAACAAATCTCATCACCTTGTTCATTTCCTCATCCCTTTTCTCCTGTTCCTACAAGTCCCTCTCCACCACCGTCGAGGAAACCGCCACCATAGCATCCGACCTCCCGCCCGAATTCCTTGCCTTCACATCCGGACAAGCTCTCCCTTTCGGATTCAACACCAACTTCGATTCCGACACCATTTACCCTCCAGCAGGCAAAGCATGCACACTCTTCCCCGACGAACTCCGTCGCTACATGTCATACAAAGTCAACGGTTCGTGTCCTGACGACGAGCTCCTAGCCCAAAAGCTCCTCCTCAAGGGCTGCGAGCCCTTACCTCGGCGCCGGTGCCGCCCCGCCTCTCAACCGGAGTACACTGAACCCTACCCTCTCCCCATCAGCCTATGGACCACGCCGTCCGACTCTTCAGTCGTGTGGACAGCGTACACATGCAAGAACTACAACTGCCTCGTCAACAGAAAACGAAACGAGAAAGGCTTCTCCGACTGCAAAGACTGCTTCGACCTCCAAGCAAACGAGAAGTCTCGCTGGGCAAGGTCTAAAGGAGGAGGCCTCGATTTCAGCATAGACGAAGTCTTGGCCACCAAGCCACGCGGCAGCATACGAATCGGCCTAGACGTCGGCGGCGGGGTGGCCACGTTCGCCGTGAGAATGAGAGAGAGGAACATAACGATCGTAACGACGTCGATGAACTTGAACGGCCCTTTCAACAACTTCATAGCGTCGAGAGGTGTGGTTCCTCTCTACATAAGCATTTCACAGAGGCTGCCGTTCTACGACAACACTTTGGACATCGTACACTCCATGCACGTTCTCAGTAACTGGATTCCGACGACATTGCTTCATTTTGCCTTCTTTGATGTCTACAGAGTGCTTAGGCCTGGGGGGTTGTTCTGGCTCGACCATTTTTTCTGTGTGGGTGAGCAGTTGGAGGAGATTTATGGACCATTGATCAAGAGCATTGGAT